From Candidatus Babeliales bacterium:
ATGCGTAACCAACGACTGCATTTATCTTGGCGTTACCCACCCCGCGTGGGCCCAAGAACTTATGATGCTTGCGCCCATGCTCAAGCGAAAGATAAACACCGTCTTGCAACAAGAGCGGGTTAAAGAAATTCGTTTTCGTATTTTGAAGAGCAAAAAACCTATCCCAACAAAAAAATCCGATCAGGAGACTGACTCCTTGCAAGAACTCGATCCAAAGCGCTACGCTTTGAATAACGATGAGCATGCGCATCTTGAAAAAGTTGAAGATACTGAGCTGCGCGCATCGCTACAAAAATTTCTTGTTCATTGCAAAAAAACAAAAAGGAGTTAGGTATGATAGGCTTTAAGAATGCCATTCAAATCATTCGAGACGCCAACTTGATAATTAAAAAAGTATGTATTCGTTCTTACATTGGCTATTTTTTTGTGCCCGTTCGCCCTGAGCCTGTCGAAGGGTCGGGCACTGAGTGGCAAATAACAATACCCCGCTTCGCCCTATCCTTCGACAAGCTCAGGACGAACGGGCTATGCGGGCTCTTCAAAATTACAAAGATAATGTGCCTACTGCTCGTACAATGCACAACCACTCATGCAAGCATTGAATTAACGCACGACACGTCAAGCACCAAGGCAGACCAGTACACACAATTTTTGGCAGCAAATTACCAGTACGGCAAAGGCAATGCGCAGCGCGCACTACAAAGCTTTCGCTCAATTTTAGCAAAGAAACATTCGCCGTTTGTGTACGATCCATTTATTCAACTGCTAGCCGACACTAGCCAGTTTGATGTGATTAAGCAGCTGTATGAAAAGAAAGGAAAAGAGTTTAAAGAACTTTTTAAAAACCAGCATGAGCACGCCTTAATTTTGGCACAAACCTACGCCTTTACCGGCCAAGAAGATAAAGCA
This genomic window contains:
- a CDS encoding DUF721 domain-containing protein: MAIAIKKLVVDCINQEHRWKITLFQEWERIIGPMKENVSLECVTNDCIYLGVTHPAWAQELMMLAPMLKRKINTVLQQERVKEIRFRILKSKKPIPTKKSDQETDSLQELDPKRYALNNDEHAHLEKVEDTELRASLQKFLVHCKKTKRS